The genomic DNA CCTTCAAAAAAGAGCATTTCTGCTGATGATATAATTTCTTCAGTAATATCTTCCTCTGAAATTATAACATCAAAATCAAGATAAGTTGCCATTGTTCTTTCAACTTTTTTTCTGCCAGAAGGCAAATCTTCTTCGGTAACAAAAATCACGCATTTTGAAGTGGAACGCCCTTCTTTTGAGGCTTCCAGAGGAAAACTCACCCCAACCTTTTCAATATCTTTTTTGAAAACCCTGCCTAAATAATCATCTTTAACTTTGCCCAAAAAA from Rickettsiales bacterium includes the following:
- a CDS encoding PfkB family carbohydrate kinase, which codes for MERKFKLLGLGSAIVDVLAYTDEEFIEKNNLDKGSMKLVDYETAISLYQKLGVATECSGGSAGNTCSGFAILGGKVAFLGKVKDDYLGRVFKKDIEKVGVSFPLEASKEGRSTSKCVIFVTEEDLPSGRKKVERTMATYLDFDVIISEEDITEEIISSAEMLFFEG